A window of Gemmatimonadaceae bacterium contains these coding sequences:
- a CDS encoding biotin/lipoyl-containing protein yields the protein MRTAPGGHAGVKYFVTVNGEEHEVMLDGEGVHVDGRDVRAHVADVEGTPVRLVTIGDAVHRVLVRRGARRGVYTLSIDGHRYEVDALDERGRTIRELSGASAAAAGPAPLVAPMPGLIVRIHAKAGDQVQAGQGLVVMEAMKMENELRATTTARVRAVLVTVGAAVEKGTVLLEME from the coding sequence GTGCGAACTGCGCCTGGAGGGCACGCCGGCGTGAAGTACTTCGTGACCGTGAACGGCGAGGAGCACGAGGTGATGCTCGACGGGGAGGGAGTGCACGTGGACGGCCGCGACGTCCGGGCGCACGTGGCCGACGTCGAGGGCACGCCGGTGCGGCTGGTGACGATCGGCGATGCGGTGCACCGCGTGCTCGTGCGGCGGGGAGCGCGGCGTGGCGTCTATACCCTGTCGATCGACGGCCACCGTTACGAGGTGGATGCGCTCGACGAACGGGGCCGTACGATCCGCGAATTGTCGGGCGCCTCGGCCGCCGCCGCCGGCCCGGCCCCGCTGGTCGCGCCGATGCCGGGGCTGATCGTTCGCATCCACGCCAAAGCGGGAGACCAGGTGCAGGCCGGGCAGGGGCTGGTGGTGATGGAGGCCATGAAGATGGAGAATGAGCTCCGCGCCACGACGACGGCCAGGGTGAGGGCGGTGCTCGTGACGGTAGGCGCGGCGGTGGAGAAGGGAACCGTACTGTTGGAGATGGAATAG